A segment of the Echinicola strongylocentroti genome:
TGGGGCTCGTTAACCTAGGTTAATGTAAAGGTGGTCATGAAGGGCGAAATTGACGGAAAAATGATCCGTTATGAAACTTCACGACAACACGATTTTGATCACTGGGGGAAGCTCAGGAATAGGGCTAGAGTTGGCCAGTAGATTGTCCAAGAATAATAATATCTTGATTTGCGGTAGATCAAAAGAAAAGCTGGCTGCGGCCAAGCAAAAGATTCCCCTCATACAGGTCTTTTCCTGTAATCTCGCCATAGATGCAGATCGACAATCGCTTTTTGAATGGGTTCGCGATCACCATCCAGACTGTAATGTGCTGATCAATAACGCGGCATTGGTGCATAGGACAGGCTTTGGCAGTGACCCAGCGATGATCCAAAAATCAATACTAGAGATCCAAACCAACCTGGTTGCTCCTATAGTCCTTTCCAAGCTGTTTTTGCCCATTTTGGAACAACATCAAGACCCTGCGATTATCAACGTGACATCAGGTTTGGTATATGCCCCAAAAAGTGCTTATCCCATTTATAATGCCACTAAGGCAGCTCTCCACAGTTTTACCCAGACCATTAGGATGCAGCTTGATGATTCACCAGTAGCGATCAAGGAAGTGCTGTTGCCAGTAGTGGACACGCCTTGGCATGAAGGGAATGTCCCCAAGATGGCCATAAGCCCTGAAGAGGCGGTGAGCAAGATGCTTAGGGGATTGGAAAAGGGTAAGGGAGAAATCCGTGTAGGAAAGGTGAAGTTGCTCCACTTGATTTCACGGATCGCTCCTAGCTTGGCTTCCAAAATTATTAATCCCGGTTTATGCAATAGATAGGCTAGTGCATATTCCGGGTTTAATGCCGTTTAGCTTCTCAAATGGCGCATCATTTCTTGTACTCCTTCCAGGTACCTATCTGTTACATCAGTATCCGGTGTCGTGTCCCAGTTGTTGTTGATACCATTTCCTCCGAGCATGACTCCATCCTGGCGGGGGATAAAGTAAACACCTGACATGCTCGCTCGGTAGTTTAGCTCTGGCTGGGGCACAAGGAATGCGAGCTGACCAGAAATGGGCATAAGT
Coding sequences within it:
- a CDS encoding SDR family oxidoreductase — its product is MKLHDNTILITGGSSGIGLELASRLSKNNNILICGRSKEKLAAAKQKIPLIQVFSCNLAIDADRQSLFEWVRDHHPDCNVLINNAALVHRTGFGSDPAMIQKSILEIQTNLVAPIVLSKLFLPILEQHQDPAIINVTSGLVYAPKSAYPIYNATKAALHSFTQTIRMQLDDSPVAIKEVLLPVVDTPWHEGNVPKMAISPEEAVSKMLRGLEKGKGEIRVGKVKLLHLISRIAPSLASKIINPGLCNR